Proteins from one Anopheles nili chromosome 2, idAnoNiliSN_F5_01, whole genome shotgun sequence genomic window:
- the LOC128725413 gene encoding uncharacterized protein LOC128725413, with amino-acid sequence MTNIKYKSGNAAEGVKDHCNKTVDIYEDISSPEVTNLNRNRPLTCWYRFRSFRGAPRDWVLRLNFKKFKVGSLINATHCDGGYLQIVDGNAKTDVSNRREPGQFCGESEQPQTFISETSAVKIVFHTDNFTDQTYFAFDSGAEQQMEVFNRYGPHPELYPNRRGEVVQGSYCEREFRDCRLQTCYVQSPAYPGIYPRALKCRYRLHTRLPFIKLYIQNEQFAVDGQRCENIMTCPMKEIGSGSEHCPYDWLAVYDGRDEHAPPIGKFCGMGKFPFSIIGTSQHMYVEFVSSPAGPLLNTGFHFNVGNWPGHVETVGTKHGACDWMLSSDALRATSASEGIFLSVAHWYPPNTSCSYHIQGNEDEVVRLYFPSFRINRIEAPIIKHEEDCAESLTIYDSNNPDPARIIKTFCDTFSRPMEKIDFVSTGRSLYVKFLSKTGSYSGSSLYYWAHYDFFNNTKFGDAVPNTLCDEVFYAWKYNRGELKSPRNTLIYKRASGSDVRCQYKFITDRRLFSRVVVEVTSVTFKEVPYSMNACTRCHEERVDKLILWEERDKSQNRLACFCDNIPRPVRIISSGDQMNLELIIQGQHATTSYFKNPNTLFEANYEFAHGPICGPITLGPSPDGELVFPYKNALGFQLTENRKEKCIWELKVAAQRDLWLHLDKARFAERSCEHGRIEVYLAGRLEPRFIICPENVSLARDLPILSAAELGAVENENEPLPVLIQYTGDSAIGKNAFKFVWTELFHLPRNADGTLATSAMFKDSCDFYCPGDQHVCIPEYLLCNGVLNCPNVTGLRVVESNIDKNYEYIEENYLRTGLFDKEFMLNIEYLTDESPELCRTKYIPGSNPGKVEMPDVVECLQFPILQMIVAGVIVSTLIILAFVIYCRLYGQKYYE; translated from the exons ccGGTAACGCTGCTGAGGGTGTCAAGGACCACTGCAATAAAACTGTTGACATTTATGAAGACATTTCTTCGCCTGAAGTAACAAACCTAAATCGAAATCGACCTCTCACATGTTGGTATCGGTTTCGAAGCTTCCGAGGGGCACCTCGTGACTGGGTACTTCGGTTAAACTTCAAAAAATTTAAAGTTGGAAGTCTCATCAATGCGACACATTGTGATGGTGGTTACCTGCAG ATAGTTGATGGCAATGCCAAAACCGATGTTTCAAATCGTCGGGAACCAGGACAATTCTGCGGTGAATCAGAACAGCCTCAAACGTTTATCAGTGAAACAAGTGCCGTCAAAATAGTCTTTCATACCGATAACTTTACAGATCAG ACGTATTTTGCATTCGACTCTGGCGCCGAACAGCAAATGGAAGTTTTCAACCGATATGGTCCACATCCGGAGCTTTATCCAAATCGCCGTGGGGAAGTTGTGCAAGG ATCGTACTGTGAACGCGAGTTTCGCGACTGTCGATTGCAGACGTGCTACGTTCAATCACCGGCATACCCAGGCATATATCCACGAGCGTTGAAGTGTCGATATCGGTTGCATACGAGGCTTCCCTTTATTAAACTATACATTCAAAATGAACAATTCGCGGTGGATGGTCAAAG GTGCGAAAACATCATGACATGTCCGATGAAGGAAATAGGATCCGGATCAGAGCATTGTCCTTATGATTGGTTAGCAGTGTATGACGGACGCGATGAACATGCACCTCCAATAGGAAAATTTTGTGGAATGGGCAAATTTCCCTTTAGTATCATTG GAACTTCTCAGCATATGTACGTCGAGTTTGTTTCGTCACCTGCAGGACCACTTTTAAACACcggttttcatttcaatgtcGGAAATTGGCCTGGACATGTGGAAACAGTAGGCACGAAACATGGTGCCTGCGACTGGATGCTTAGCTCAGATGCCCTACGTGCCACCAGTGCCTCTGAAGGTATTTTCCTTAGTGTTGCTCACTGGTATCCTCCGAACACTTCCTGTAGTTATCACATACAGGGAAATGAAGATGAAGTTGTGCGACTTTATTTTCCAAG TTTTCGGATCAATCGTATTGAAGCACCCATCATCAAACACGAGGAAGACTGTGCTGAATCGCTCACCATTTATGATTCAAACAATCCAGATCCGGCGCGTATTATAAAGACATTTTGCGATACATTCTCGAGACCTATGGAGAAGATCGATTTTGTCAGTACCGGTCGTTCGTTGTACGTGAAGTTCCTTAGCAAGACCGGTTCGTACAGTGGCAGCTCGCTATATTATTGGGCACATTACGATTTTTTCAATAACACCAAGTTTGGTGATGCAGTTCCGAATACATTGTGTGATGAAGTATTCTACGCCTGGAAGTATAATCGTGGTGAATTGAAATCACCGAGGAATACACTCATATACAAGCGTGCCTCAGGAAGCGATGTACGCTGTCAGTACAAGTTTATCACGGATCGGCGCCTGTTTTCTCGTGTTGTGGTTGAAGTAACTTCAGTGACATTCAAAGAAGTTCCCTACTCTATGAACGCTTGTACAAGATGTCATGAGGAACGTGTCGATAAACTGATTTTGTGGGAAGAACGCGACAAAAGCCAAAACAGATTGGCTTGCTTCTGTGACAACATTCCTCGACCGGTTCGGATCATATCTTCCGGAGACCAAATGAACCTGGAGCTTATTATTCAGGGACAGCATGCTACGACGAGCTACTTCAAAAATCCGAATACTCTTTTTGAAGCCAACTATGAGTTTGCTCATGGACCGATCTGTGGACCTATAACGCTTGGTCCTTCGCCAGATGGAGAATTAGTGTTCCCTTATAAAAATGCATTAGGGTTCCAACTAAcagaaaatcgaaaagaaaagtgcaTCTGGGAACTTAAAGTTGCGGCACAGCGTGACTTATGGTTGCACCTAGATAAGGCTCGGTTCGCCGAACGCAGCTGCGAACATGGACGAATTGAAGTGTACCTAGCAGGACGGCTGGAGCCACGCTTTATCATCTGCCCGGAAAACGTCAGCCTGGCTCGAGATTTACCAATATTGTCCGCAGCGGAGTTGGGAGCAGTtgagaatgaaaatgaaccacTACCAGTGTTAATTCAGTACACAGGGGACAGCGCCATCGGAAAGAACGCATTCAAATTCGTCTGGACTGAACTGTTTCATCTACCTCGCAATGCTGATGGAACGCTCGCCACCTCAGCCATGTTCAAAGACAGTTGCGATTTCTATTGTCCAGGTGATCAGCATGTTTGTATCCCAGAGTATCTATTGTGCAATGGTGTGCTCAACTGTCCAAATGTAACTGGGTTACGAGTAGTTGAAAGCAACATAGATAAAAACTACGAGTACATCGAAGAGAATTATCTGCGGACTGGCCTATTCGACAAAGAATTCATGCTGAACATCGAGTACCTGACCGATGAATCACCGGAGCTCTGCCGAACAAAATATATCCCTGGTAGCAATCCCGGAAAAGTCGAAATGCCGGACGTGGTAGAGTGCCTCCAATTTCCGATCTTGCAGATGATCGTCGCAGGTGTCATTGTCAGCACTTTAATCATTCTTGCATTTGTCATATATTGCCGATTGTACGGCCAAAAGTATTACGAATGA